A section of the Amycolatopsis sp. AA4 genome encodes:
- a CDS encoding CHAD domain-containing protein: MTSEATSRRRTPEPTTPAALGLPAEPAKAGPEAPAAAHVRAKLDHELRELLSREPGTRAGTDPEDLHQMRVAQRRMRSVLKSTGALIGPTAEPVRADLGWLGQVLGEVRDYDVLIGHLREVIAEFDVRDQPAGRRLVSRFVSERTTARRRLNRALSSPRYATLLQSIAQLSRAAEHEIDETPSEKPGLAADVRKPYRKLARAVAALPPNPPDDDLHALRIHGKKLRYTAELARSAAKKKQAGKLSELIKATRKFQTVLGDHQDAVFAAEKVRGVLTDADAEVGFVAGRIVEHELAKRARARDTWLDVWHRIEAAEHAVS; this comes from the coding sequence GTGACTTCCGAAGCGACCAGCCGCCGCCGAACGCCGGAACCGACGACGCCGGCCGCTCTCGGGCTCCCCGCCGAACCGGCGAAAGCGGGGCCCGAGGCCCCGGCCGCCGCGCACGTCCGCGCCAAACTCGACCACGAACTGCGCGAGCTGCTGTCCCGCGAACCAGGCACCCGGGCCGGGACAGATCCGGAAGATCTGCACCAGATGCGCGTGGCGCAGCGGCGGATGCGGAGCGTGCTGAAATCGACCGGCGCGCTGATCGGGCCCACCGCCGAACCGGTGCGCGCCGACCTCGGCTGGCTGGGCCAGGTCCTCGGCGAGGTCCGCGACTACGACGTGCTGATCGGTCACCTGCGCGAGGTGATCGCCGAGTTCGACGTCCGGGACCAGCCCGCCGGACGACGCCTGGTGTCCCGTTTCGTCTCCGAACGCACCACCGCCCGCCGCCGGTTGAACCGCGCGCTGTCGAGCCCTCGGTACGCGACCCTGCTGCAGAGCATCGCCCAGCTGTCCCGCGCCGCCGAGCACGAGATCGACGAAACGCCGTCCGAGAAGCCCGGGCTGGCCGCCGACGTGCGAAAGCCGTACCGGAAACTCGCCCGCGCGGTCGCCGCTCTCCCCCCGAATCCTCCGGACGACGACCTGCACGCCTTGCGCATCCACGGCAAGAAACTCCGCTACACCGCCGAATTGGCGCGGTCCGCAGCTAAGAAGAAGCAGGCCGGGAAGCTGTCCGAACTGATCAAGGCGACCCGCAAATTCCAGACCGTGCTGGGCGATCACCAGGACGCGGTCTTCGCCGCGGAGAAGGTGCGCGGCGTGCTGACCGACGCGGATGCGGAGGTCGGTTTCGTAGCGGGCCGGATTGTCGAACACGAACTGGCCAAACGCGCCCGCGCCCGCGACACCTGGCTCGACGTCTGGCACCGCATCGAAGCCGCCGAGCACGCGGTCAGCTGA
- the dapD gene encoding 2,3,4,5-tetrahydropyridine-2,6-dicarboxylate N-succinyltransferase, with protein MSEQTPDPETTGAVGVGLATVTSDGTVLDTWYPHPKLVDAGASRTERLTAEQTTELLGESAAALLGPDTDRGVEVVAVRVTIGSLATAPADAHDVYLRLHLLSHRLVQPRGQSLDGIFGLLANVVWTSHGPCPVEGFEQTRLRLRSRGAVAVYGVDKFPRMVDYVLPTGVRIADADRVRLGAHLASGTTVMHEGFVNYNAGTLGASMVEGRISAGVVVGDGSDVGGGASIMGTLSGGGTEVISIGERCLIGANGGAGISLGDDSVIEAGLYVTAGTKVEVDGKTVKARELSGISGAVFRRNSATGAVEVVPRGGVGIQLNEALHAN; from the coding sequence GTGAGCGAGCAGACCCCTGACCCCGAAACGACCGGCGCCGTCGGCGTCGGGCTGGCCACCGTCACGTCCGACGGAACCGTGCTGGACACCTGGTACCCGCACCCCAAGCTGGTCGACGCAGGCGCCAGCCGCACCGAGCGGCTGACCGCGGAGCAGACCACCGAGCTGCTCGGCGAGTCCGCGGCCGCGCTGCTCGGCCCGGACACCGACCGCGGTGTCGAGGTCGTCGCGGTGCGCGTCACGATCGGCAGCCTGGCCACCGCGCCGGCCGACGCCCACGACGTCTACCTGCGCCTGCACCTGCTTTCGCACCGGCTGGTCCAGCCGCGCGGGCAAAGCCTCGACGGCATCTTCGGCCTGCTGGCCAACGTCGTGTGGACGAGCCACGGCCCGTGCCCGGTCGAGGGCTTCGAGCAGACCCGGCTGCGGCTGCGGTCGCGCGGCGCGGTCGCCGTGTACGGCGTGGACAAGTTCCCCCGGATGGTCGACTACGTGCTGCCGACCGGCGTCCGCATCGCCGACGCCGACCGCGTGCGGCTCGGCGCGCACCTCGCCTCCGGCACCACCGTGATGCACGAGGGCTTCGTGAACTACAACGCGGGCACGCTCGGCGCGTCGATGGTCGAGGGCCGCATCTCGGCGGGCGTGGTGGTCGGCGACGGCAGCGACGTCGGCGGCGGCGCGTCGATCATGGGCACCCTGTCCGGCGGCGGCACCGAGGTGATCTCGATCGGCGAACGCTGCCTGATCGGCGCGAACGGCGGCGCGGGCATCTCCCTCGGCGACGATTCGGTGATCGAGGCCGGGCTGTACGTCACCGCGGGCACCAAGGTCGAGGTCGACGGCAAGACGGTCAAGGCCCGCGAGCTGTCCGGCATCTCCGGCGCGGTCTTCCGGCGCAACTCGGCGACCGGCGCGGTCGAGGTCGTGCCGCGCGGCGGCGTCGGCATCCAGCTGAACGAGGCACTGCACGCCAACTGA